In Anas platyrhynchos isolate ZD024472 breed Pekin duck chromosome 22, IASCAAS_PekinDuck_T2T, whole genome shotgun sequence, the following proteins share a genomic window:
- the LOC101794553 gene encoding arylacetamide deacetylase-like 4, which produces MELFFTIFLVVLAVLVAMSFYYEHPKAKIPPGMSQYKKLYLFHYIMNFGFGLATLLEKIGITSEVHFLRIMMDGIPPPKDKHLFIKDLRFEKVKVRIYQPKMSTSGQRRGILYFHGGVGRLGSIQAYERVCRYFARKTNSVVVSVGYRLAPEYPYPTQFEDCLTATIHFMRTARDYGVDPSRIIVCGDSSGGALTAAVAQALVNRRDVPKLRAQILIYPFLQGVDFNLPSYQQNEGIPVLLKERTVSLGLKYVNADLSAVKNVLQGCHVSEELRLKYQKWLSPDNIPHEFKTRGYTPSTEQPFSEETYKLVKTLLDPVFSPLLSEDSVIAQLPEAFILTCEYDVLRDDGLLYKKRLEDQGVKVTLCHLQEGFHGTIFLAVYGKIASFRSGLKGLEKITKFLRLM; this is translated from the exons ATGGAACTTTTCTTCACaatttttctggttgttttggCTGTCCTTGTGGCAATGTCTTTCTATTATGAACACCCCAAGGCAAAAATCCCGCCTGGAATGAGTCAGTACAAAAAGCTTTACCTTTTTCATTATATCATGAACTTCGGGTTTGGTCTG GCAACATTACTGGAAAAAATTGGTATCACTTCAGAAGTCCACTTCCTCAGGATTATGATGGATGGAATACCGCCACCAAAAGATAAACATCTTTTTATCAAAGACTTAAGATTTGAGAAGGTTAAAGTAAGAATATACCAGCCAAAAATGTCAACCAGTGGACAAAGAAGAGGAATCCTTTATTTTCATGGCGGAGTTGGACGGTTAGGAAGCATTC aggCCTATGAAAGAGTATGCCGCTACTTTGCTAGGAAAACCAACTCAGTGGTTGTGTCTGTTGG GTATCGCTTAGCTCCTGAGTACCCATATCCAACCCAATTTGAGGACTGTCTCACTGCCACCATACACTTTATGAGGACAGCACGAGATTATGGAGTAGACCCTTCTCGCATTATTGTCTGTGGAGACAGTAGTGGAGGTGCACTCACTGCTGCTGTTGCCCAAGCACTGGTAAACAGAAGAGATGTCCCAAAGCTGAGAGCACAAATCCTTATATATCCTTTTCTCCAGGGTGTAGACTTTAATTTGCCTTCCTATCAGCAGAATGAGGGCATTCCCGTTTTGTTAAAGGAACGAACCGTCTCTCTTGGTTTGAAGTATGTCAACGCAGACTTGTCTGCCGTAAAAAATGTGCTTCAAGGTTGTCATGTTTCAGAAGAATTGAGACTAAAGTATCAGAAATGGCTGAGTCCTGATAACATCCCTCACGAGTTTAAAACAAGAGGCTATACACCAAGTACAGAACAACCATTCTCAGAAGAAACCTATAAATTGGTCAAGACTCTTCTTGATCCTGTTTTTTCACCACTGCTATCTGAAGACAGCGTTATTGCTCAGCTTCCTGAGGCTTTCATTCTGACCTGCGAATATGATGTACTTAGAGATGATGGACTGCTGTACAAGAAACGATTAGAGGATCAGGGTGTAAAAGTGACCTTGTGCCATCTGCAAGAGGGATTCCATGGAACAATATTCTTAGCAGTTTATGGTAAGATAGCATCATTCCGATCTGGCCTCAAAGGCCTGGAAAAGATAACAAAATTTCTAAGGTTGATGTAA
- the LOC101794746 gene encoding arylacetamide deacetylase-like 4 produces MAFIYTGLAIIGMAFFSPVIIPALFLAGLLYDFFNSKMPPGIDQPLKLRFYHSVMITTMISGKILEKLGVCGDLTVLRFVLDGIPPCRDSKLLIKDLKVDGVPLRIYQPKWPPTGKRRGILYFHGGAGTFGSIRAFERICRYIAKKCNSVVVSVGYRLAPEHPYPGQYFDCLNATLYFMRNLEEYHVDPALIIISGDSCGANFATVICQILVNKRDLPKIRAQVLLYPGLQGLDFHLPSYQQNARIPMLYRKLVIYFCFRYLNRKPSFLEDILQNCHVPEIMKLKYKKWISADNIPDEFKIRGYIPQKSTSYKHEVHEAVKELLAITFSPLLAEDSIICQLPESYIVTCEFDVLRDDGLLYKKRLEDNGIQVTWYHSESGFHGILAFFGYGIFSFLSGKKIIDNTVNYINSL; encoded by the exons ATGGCATTCATCTATACAGGTTTAGCAATAATTGGAATGGCTTTCTTCTCTCCTGTTATAATACCAGCACTGTTCCTGGCGGGGTTATTATATGACTTTTTCAATTCAAAAATGCCACCTGGAATTGACCAACCTCTAAAGCTTCGGTTTTACCATTCCGTGATGATTACAACCATGATTTCG GGAAAGATTTTGGAGAAGCTAGGGGTCTGCGGTGATTTAACCGTATTGCGATTTGTGCTGGATGGAATACCACCATGCAGAGATTCAAAACTTCTTATCAAGGATCTCAAAGTAGATGGGGTACCTTTGAGGATTTATCAGCCTAAGTGGCCACCTACTGGCAAAAGAAGAGGAATACTGTATTTTCATGGAGGCGCTGGCACATTTGGGAGCATTA GAGCCTTTGAAAGAATATGCCGCTATATTGCCAAAAAATGTAACTCAGTGGTTGTGTCTGTTGG TTATCGTTTGGCTCCTGAACACCCATATCCAGGGCAATATTTTGACTGTCTCAATGCTACCTTATACTTTATGAGGAATTTAGAAGAGTATCACGTGGATCCTGCTCTCATCATCATTAGCGGTGACAGTTGCGGAGCTAATTTTGCTACGGTTATTTGCCAAATACTGGTAAATAAAAGGGATCTCCCAAAAATACGCGCACAGGTCTTACTTTACCCAGGACTACAGGGGCTAGATTTTCATTTGCCTTCCTATCAGCAGAATGCTAGAATCCCCATGTTGTATCGGAAGCTAGTTATCTACTTCTGTTTTCGTTATCTTAATAGAAAACCATCATTTCTTGAAGACATCCTACAAAATTGCCATGTTCCTGAGATTATGaaactgaaatataaaaaatggaTAAGTGCTGACAATATTCCTGATGAATTTAAGATTAGAGGCTACATACCACAGAAATCCACTTCATACAAACATGAAGTCCATGAAGCAGTCAAGGAACTGTTAGCAATAACATTTTCCCCCCTTTTAGCCGAAGACTCAATTATTTGCCAGCTCCCTGAATCCTACATTGTGACCTGCGAGTTTGACGTGCTTAGAGATGATGGACTGTTATACAAGAAGCGATTAGAGGACAATGGCATTCAAGTAACCTGGTATCATTCTGAGAGTGGTTTTCATGGAATTTTAGCCTTTTTTGGCTAtgggattttttcctttttatctggAAAAAAGATAATTGATAACACTGTGAATTATATAAACAGTCTATAA